From the Triticum urartu cultivar G1812 chromosome 4, Tu2.1, whole genome shotgun sequence genome, the window CTCTGATAAACCTATATGATAGTGTACACCCATTTTGTTAAATGCTTTCACTTGGGTATTTGTTCTACAAACATATACTCCCTTCGTtcttaaatataagtctttttagagatttcaatatagactacatacggatgtatatagacatatttcggagtgtagattcactcattttgctccgtatgtagtccatattgaaatctttaaaaagacttaaatttaggaacggagggagtaatatgtTCTCAGTAAGCATCATTGTCGGTCTTCCTAAGCTCCTAGTAAATAAGTTGATCCGTAGTTGTATAGTGGGAATTTATTTAAGAAAGGGTTTTAATCTCAACCACGTAGCCTCAGCAAGAGATTTTGATGTCAACTCTTAACAGTATAAAAATGATTGGTAATGGGGTTCCAACCACCTAGCATAGATAGTTCCTAACGCTCCAAAAATGAAGTAAAGAGCACCGCCACAGTTGAATTTTCAGTAACACACAGAATTCATCTATCTGGTAAATTTATTTTCATTTCTGATTGACATCAGGGCAATTCAAAATATGCACCCACAGCAGGAGATGTTTCTCACCTTGTGATCAGTCCGGGCCTTTGCATCCATCTTCTCACTACCCAACTTCTGCTCATCCCCCGGGATTGCAGGATCAGGTCTCTGCTCCACTGCAGCTGATGAAGTTTCTGGCTGCTGCAAAATGCAATGAAGCCATGAAATTATTAGTGAGAGCACCTACGGGCGTGCACCACTTACAAAAAAGCACACTAAAATCAAATACGCCATTTCGGTCTAAAATCAAGTTGATGAGTGATGTTCATGCGCCAATTTCTGTCTAACTCGTTATGAATAGAAAATCTCCAATCCCCTTAGCGCTATCAAACGAAATCAAATTGGTGATGGCAAGATGCCTAAATGAAATAAATTGCCAAGAACATTAGCAAGAGCATATCGTATAGGTTGGTGAGCCACTGAAACATCACAAAATAGATCCACAAGGCAAATCTCCCAAGAGCTCTAAAAATTCTAAAATTTGAAGTAAGGCAGCACCTTGCAGTGGCTGCGGCTCGGCCGATTCTCCACGGACGACCCGTCGGCCGACGACAACATTGACACCGCCTTCTCCCCTTCATCCCGACCATCCACGGCAGCCTCGGCCGCGTCCGGCTCGCCTCGGCGTGGCCGCTTGGCGCACTGCGGCTCCGCCAGGCGCTCAGTGATCGGTGTGGACGGCGGCGACCTTGATCGAGGCACAACTTTAGACGGTGGCGCCTGTGACCGGTTTCGACTGCTCGGCGGCGGATTCAGCTCCTGGCGCCTGCTGGCGGAATAGAGGGACTGGGAGGCATGCCTGTGGAGGCCCCCCTGCGCGGCCGGACGCGGAGGCTCCAGGGGGCGGTGGAGCTTGGGCGCGCGGGGTCCGGCGGCGGCGTCTGCGCCCCGCAGATTGAGCTGGAGCAAGAGAAGAGAAACTGGTGAGCGGGCGGCGGGGAGAAGCAGAGGCGGCGCCAGagaggagcaggaggaggagagCGTACGCTCGCGGGCGGAGTCGGCACAAGCGGCGGGGGGGCCGCCATGGCCGCAGCGATTCGccggaggacgacggcgaggcaagGACGACGACGGCACGGGAGACGACATGGGTAGCCCACAACAAGGCCCTCGTCAGGCCCGCGCGATAGCAGAGATACCGGGCCGGGCTCCTCTGCCAGCCTACTTCTCTCTCCGTCCATGGGCCGGGCTCCCCGATCCATGGGCTCTCGACATGGCTGAACCAGTTTTGGCTCATCCGGTTTATATTAAAAAAAAGACCCGATCAAAAACCTGAACTATTGTGCACACTTGAGGCAATAGCAGTAAGGGAAGGTCAAGCTCTGGCTGAGGATCTATATGAGAATTCAATTCAAATTGCATCAGACTGCAAGAGGGTGGTTGAAGATGTCCAGAAGAACTCAGCGGCTGGATATGGAGCTATTGTGCATGAGATAATACTTCGTGCAAACTCTTTTATTTCATGTAAAGTAGTTGATGAGTTTAGGAGCTCGAATTTCGAGGCTCACAATCTCGCTAGATATGCTTTGTCTTTAGGTTTTGGCCGTCATGTGTGGTTAGGGCAGCCAGGAGACCTTGATTTCTTTCCTGTAAACATTATGGACGATGAATAAAGCATGCGAGGTTGTCTAAAAAAACCTGAACAAGGTGACCCTGTTTATAAGGGAAACCGGGCTAAGAATCTTGGAagcaaaattaaacaaagaagagaaaaaacgatttctcaaaaaaaaaaggagagaaaaaaCGAACACCCGGACAAGGCATGTATAGCTTGCAGACAGAAGCACCATCGCCATGAAAGACACTCGTAGATGTGGCGTGTCTGCGAGAGATCACAATACCGAAACTTTGCAGGCAGCCTAACGCACCGTACTTGCATGTATAAGTGAGCCCCACGACACAACTCAGGGTGTCCACAATCAACAAGTGCAACTAAACACAAACTTTGACCGGGAACTCTACCATGAAAAATTAGAACGATGTGTTGTGACGAACTTTGTGCTTTTGGTGGTCTTTCGGTTCATCTTTGTTTATTGATGGTGCAACATGCCTCCCCAACATGTACTGTTTGATGTGACATTTCATTGATATCAACCTACATATACATAACACATGTTTTTATTTAAATGATAATGGAAATAAAATTATACACTAAAATCTCCATGGAAATATGAAAGCAATACATATTGTCGATTATGATACATGTATAATGTACTTTCTTTAGTGACCGTTATTTAATGTATAATCAGCGCGCTTTCGGCTCGTTTCAATGCTTATAGTTGACGCTAGGTAGTCTATGGATCTAAATgtaaatttttattatttctagatTTGTTGTACTATCATGATTGACAATTAATAGTTTGGAAGTTCTCTCATAAAAAGGGAGGGGGGGGGTATGCCTAGGTTTTTTTTGTATGGAAGAATTTTATTTGTGGTAAAAATAATGCAATTTATGAACAGTGTTACTAAAAATGTCTATTTATCTGAATCGACAACATACTCCCGTAAGCATACATCACGCAAAGGAACATCACGCAATTGTGCGAGCTAGATTGTCCGAAATAAAGAATGTAATTTGCGTGAAGTTCTATTTGCTTGAGGAGTAGCAAACAAATATCATACATCCGGTGTGGCAAAGCCAAACCGCCTGTTGGCAGGGCTCAGTGATGTGATAGGTGCTCAATATATTCCCTTTTCCTCGTGAAAAATATATGTACATGTCATAGAAGATTCACATAATATACCTTGCATTTTTTAATGATTCAATGAGATAAACAATGCATCATGGCTGAGTGAGAGTGACCGGCGGGTCCCACCAGTTTTTGGAATATTGGCCAGATGGAGGGCCCAACCACGAGagggatttattctaacaagagCGATGGCCACCATCGTCCATAGGGGCAAGCTGTTGCACATAGGAATTTTTCAGTTTTATAAGCTTTCGAATAATAGCAGGTAGGCAGCTAAAAAAATGGAATAATACGTAgcaggtaggcaggcagctggcACGCACCTGCATGCATGGTGGACAGCACGACGGGCGTCAAATAATTGCACCCATTGCTCTATACCCCGATAATTCAACCCGGAGCCCGGGCTCACATGAGTCCGGTGAGCAGTAGCTCAATTTAAAATAGaaagttcaaaaaaaattcaattttttttgtgGTGCAAGATGTTTTTGTGCGTAAACTCCGTGCAAAATTTTATGAAGTTTGGACATTCGAGGAGCTCATAGCAAAGAAGACAAAATCAGGCATGGACAGTGCGATTTTCAAAAGTTTCTCGGACATCCGAAAATTGTTTTTTTTTTGCCACGAGCCCCTCAAATGTCCAAACTTCACAAAATTTTGCACAGAGTTCACGTACAGAAACATCTTGCACCACAAAAGAAATTGAATTTTTTGTAAACTTTCTTTCTATTTTAGATCGCGGTACTATTCATGCCCAGGCTCAGATCGGGCACCAAATCGCCGCTCTCTACCCTGATAATTCAACCCGGAATATCATTCCAAGATGAGAACATTGCCTCCGAACAGGGACGGAGCCAGGAATCTTAGTAAAGGAGGCCCAATAGAAGAGGTAAAATGTTGGAGGGTGCTGAACATCTAAATTTTGAGCATTTTGAGCTAATAATGAAGAGATGTTTATAGAAAAAATAAATTACCATGGAGAGGAAAAGAAACCACAAAAAAAGCTTACTCTCTTCacctttttcattttttttttgAAGCGAGCATTCACCTTCTTCTTTCATTTGTGTATGTTTCTCGGCAACTCAGTCGGAGGTCGTCACAATAAGAAGAAATTGAAAAGAAGCAGCTTTGTGACGGACAAGACTGGGACTTTAATAAGATTACAAGCTttaaaaaagcaaaacaaaaacagaaaatTCAGATATTGTTTTAGGAAAAATGTTTTATGTTCATGTCGTTTTGTGTCTGTGTCAATGGAACTTTCACGCAATTGTGAGAGCCAGATTTATCTTTCTTCTTATCAACTCAGAAAGAATTACTCTCATATCACAGGTCTTAACTAGGACTAAGAGTTCAAGTTTCAGACCTGATATTAGTGCTCATATTTTTCTGCATTTATTTTAGGCCTTCCGGTGTTATGTGTTCAATGAGGGAAGATGTTTCCGTCAACTATAAATGCGTCGGTGGCGATTTTGTTAATTTCAAGATCTCAGAGGTTCTTATAAATATAACATGTGTGTGCGTGAGTTCGTAAGGATGAGGGTATTGCTGGTGTATGAGATGCAACTTTGGATTACTAGGGAAAAAAATGAACTAAAAGGACATGGCAATATCATAATCACGGAGACTATATCTAGTGGGAGACACGGTGGGACCCAACGAACAACATATTTTAACCTTTTTATAAAGCACCACAAGAAAATATCCACTTGCCAGGACGAAGAAAAAATATCCATTTTTCAAGAGGCCGCCAAGAGCAATCGGGCAACCACCTTCACCTTGGTTAATTAACAACGCCCCCGCTGACAGCTACTTAAGCCCTAATTAACAATCACAAACAACACCAAATCAAAGCTTCCCATACACAATATACATAGTGCGTGTAGCTATTAGGGTTCGAATTTGCATCTTCTTCTTTTTCTAGCTTAGCGAGTGGAGTGGCGCCTCTTCTCCGCCTATAAATGCCACCCCTGGGCGAAGCCTTGTGGAGAGAAATCTACCACCGCTCTCCCTCTTCCTCCCGGCCTGCACACGCACAAGCAGCGAGCCTTCCTCCTCCAGTCCTCATCTTTCTGCCATGAAGCCCCCTCACTTCACCGGGGAGGCCGCCGCCGGCGCCTCCTGGGCTCACGAGGTCAAGCAGGCCCTTCGTGACAAGCTCCGGTGGACACCCGCCGCGGGCACCACGGGCACCGGCGGCCACGGCGCCGCGAGGCCGCTGGCGGCCTCCTCGGCTGTGACCGCCGAGCCGGTGGCGCAGCCGGCCCACGGCGCCGACTGCCGGGGCTTGGCCGCCGCCGAGGACCCCATCAGGAGGGTCATGTTCTTGGCCCCCTGGGGCCACACATAAACGGAAAAAGCAAGTGCACGCGCGCACGGCCATGCCTTGGCCGGATCTGCAACTGCACCTCAACAAAAATATGGACTACTACGTACATATATATATGTGGCCGTATGGACCATGAACTGAACATGAACTCATCAAGGACCAATTAAAAACTGGGACTAGATCGGGAGAAGAAGAAGATGTGGTGCTTGAGTTATTTGTTCATTCATGTTTCTCTTGGGAgagatgcatgcatgcatgcatggggagATCTCGCCCTGACGGGTTCGTGCATAACGGCGTTGATGGGTTGTTGAAGCTGCGCAAGAGCTGCAGCTTTGTTGTAGCCATGAACCTGTTTTTCGTTTCTCTCCAGAAATTCTGTACCAAGGGCCTGTGAAAAGCTATGTGTGTATGAGACTATGAGCTAGTAAAAAGAACTGTTCCTCCTTTCCATGGCATGTCTCTTCGGTTGTTCCTTGCCCTGTTGGTTTCTTCTGTGCATCCAAAACCATGGTGTTAATTCCTGCAATATGCAGAGGAAGAACCAGCCATGGTTCTTAATTCTAGTATGTGCTGGTGTGGACTATGGGATGATCTTTCTTCCTTGTCTTGTCCTTTTGATCTGGAAAAGGTTGTTGGGAACCAGCCTGGATCCTGGAGTTCATCATGCTTTTCTTCAGGGTCCAGATCACAAGGGAGGGTACTCTTTGTCATATGCTTGTTGTGTGAGACCATGAGCATCTTTTCCATGTCTCCTCGTCTGGAGAAGGTTGTTGAAACGTGCTCATCAAAGACTAATGATCTGAGAAGTTCATGGCCTTCTTTCTCTCTGATCATGGTATTTTAGAGGCAATAATTCATAAGTAAACAAATAAGAAAAAGGAAGGAGACTTTGAATTCGATTCCTGTAAGAAAACTAGTGGACTGAGAATCCTATTCCAGACAGGAAAGTGGAAAAAAAGCCCCCCACTTGCAAGGACAGGCCAAACCTGGGTGGGCCAATCGCCTCGCTCGCTTTCCACGACACCGTATCTTATCTTCAGAAATCCACGGAGAAATTGGCAAtgatatttgcaacaacaaattaAAAAAAGAGAAACATATATAACCAAGGTGCATGATAGGCTTTGATTAAGACACCATATGTACATCGAGTTTGTTGTCTAGCTTGTGGCGACATCCCCCAGAAACTGGACTTGTAGGGGTCATGCTTTCCTTCCAGATGTCTCCTATGCTCCCTCACAAGGCAGAACCGGATCAGAGA encodes:
- the LOC125553039 gene encoding uncharacterized protein LOC125553039 gives rise to the protein MKPPHFTGEAAAGASWAHEVKQALRDKLRWTPAAGTTGTGGHGAARPLAASSAVTAEPVAQPAHGADCRGLAAAEDPIRRVMFLAPWGHT